In Strigops habroptila isolate Jane chromosome 6, bStrHab1.2.pri, whole genome shotgun sequence, a single genomic region encodes these proteins:
- the LOC115610126 gene encoding uncharacterized protein LOC115610126 — MAPSPRDRRCLHGDARPAPPPHTRTPGGHPRSGRERGDGGSIARCGAGGSAGMALRYPRCDGSAARPGHSPAGAARTAEPRGQPVPGGWRRHHPGLAAGATPRAGPQRPSAGLAAPGQDKMEPFYFSDLGLLTENKAMERILCPMAAQLCHLILALEWEDGICPDIEENAETLAQATEELAAVARRLAEESSDEVLEEEMCPAAQSLVLAGSKVLVAARRLRGQPDSPGPREELAAAAQRVLMETAKILQMEDAAGVRRILQAASWLLECLSVLQAAADTPAVLAAFQAFSEALLLLSSLTAKRLEELGDCPRQKSLAQTLQLLQQRVPLLHAAKDKHLKHSRDQQVSCSKDDAFQLVERTIKELMSLLTDDTGSKEPWDRSGTFSEHVSRLLALLSPPDPLLLSDSTFSAHVGAVVFHCMLLAEASRPHQRLDLVRRCWVLLRLRKSICSLAGQQERGPGLEGECHSMRQEVQDLDQVVLAATLCQVLDTFPGGKEPLRLLVEGALSLAAPGCFPAGQGGFLKQLQPLIAAFFTHAQGMLRAADFVLARCPKPHTAGDIRELVQHLRRLLASVPPLLAAVSRDGAQASAAEQLQSLCHAWAGAAQSLLWCFEDTVSTREFLKLSIREMAKEREWCERALGSQDPERFSWHTTHLSSWARWVVEATTRYVDRATDPIFRNGLLVWVEQLASSILELKAAAALCAERPSCPQTRDVFSKAASCLMDAAQRVQDGLDGSNHPDILSPLREQVRGAPFAKGVELSPSCAGLKTIMDEAVLQEDTLSHPSSQAGSSHPRKGGAHPVITALLAARGAHDTPLLSAACSALLELSRGCVDAAKEALSLAECPHRETLGQYQEIELLTPRVISLARDTAPEQRPCPSELFHVALTLSERICHTKECLAAVAGSWYSLSQQVFVFILSADFLRGKQALEETMMGLAGAVQFAADIVSITCREGSPLSPDGWGSFLQVQAKFSRARMITRALLGKAASFEGSSVVGRASLELLCVQWAVSAHVLLGAVDRFLGRDVLLLRELRSAVRNKLCPQSLLAALSERSLRLQEAARLSSSSCPEGHGHTEILVLREEMQVLMEALLEASSTLLLSPLPAASLCVRFELLQRDLALRAKALLLHLERVNAEHLRVIRDVVGPALTPLSQEERERSKEAFEEKAKRLMANVQWVKTTLHHVLEANTQPELEANLLSIADHLLLLTSNAVGSARQLLQSHQGEEHLHLESTVWYWSAEAHYLVTQLQAVQGIGGDVVELIKHCLQNTGDQSFPGHHHSTAKLFPALELDALSHARSAETCASRSGRARGAAREAPARHRKGPPSTSPASSPVKHERESSDTGQGGPSKMSQVTKDMATRMRHMTQFLKKKGPITSKDQLVACARQMALDGQEFVTFGRAVAKLCLDRRCSMELLCATEQAHTISSQLGIVARVKAVTAESKSSSELLVSNTQNLVQAVLHILKAAEAACIKGLCQPTPDSEEAAAAAFCMQWRRNLLLHRAKESFTSDRDELGLRRTGASAEPSLVAMVQEQAPHTKDTPKHPKPGLGCTVMGGHL, encoded by the exons ATGGCGCCATCGCCCCGCGACCGCCGCTGTCTCCATGGAGACGCGAGGCCTGCCCCGCCGCCTCACACCCGCACCCCCGGGGGGCACCCGCGGAGCGGGAGGGAGCGCGGGGATGGCGGCTCCATAGCGCGGTGCGGAGCGGGAGGGAGCGCGGGGATGGCGCTGCGGTACCCGAGGTGTGACGGatccgccgcccgccccgggcaCAGCCCGGCTGGAGCTGCGCGCACCGCGGAGCCCCGCGGGCAGCCGGTGCCGGGGGGATGGCGCCGGCACCACCCGGGTCTCGCTGCAGGAGCAACCCCCCGCGCCGGCCCGCAGCGCCCATCCGCAGGACTGGCCGCGCCCGG gCAGGACAAAATGGAGCCGTTTTACTTCTCTGACCTCGGGCTcctaacagaaaacaaagctatgGAAAGGATcctctgccccatggctgcGCAGCTCTGCCACCTCATCCTCGCCCTGGAATGGGAAGATGGGATTTGTCCCGATATAGAGGAGAACGCAGAAACATTGGCCCAAGCCACAGAAGAACTCGCTGCTGTTGCAAgaag GTTGGCTGAGGAGTCCAGCGAcgaggtgctggaggaggagatgtGTCCTGCGGCCCAGTCCCTGGTGCTGGCGGGGAGCAAGGTGCTGGTGGCAGCCCGCAGGCTCCGGGGGCAGCCCGACAGCCCCGGCCCCAGGGAGGAGCTGGCAGCGGCCGCGCAGCGGGTCCTAATGGAGACAGCGAAG ATCCTTCAGATGGAAGATGCTGCCGGGGTGAGGAGGATCCTGCAGGCTGCCAGCTGGCTTCTGGAGTGCCTGAGTGTGCTGCAGGCCGCAGCGGACAcgccagcagtgctggctgctttcCAGGCCTTCTCCGaggccctgctcctgctgagcagcCTGACAGCAAAGCGCCTCGAGGAACTGGGGGACTGTCCTCGACAGAAGAGCTTGGCTCAAACcttgcagctcctccagcagcgTGTCCCTCTGCTGCACGCAGCCAAGGACAAGCATCTTAAACACTCCCGGGATCAGCAAGTCAGCTGCTCCAAGGAtgatgctttccagctggtgGAGAGGACCATCAAGGAGCtcatgtccctgctcactgaTGACACAGGGAGCAAGGAGCCATGGGACAGAAGCGGGACCTTCTCCGAGCACGTGAGCAGGCTGCTGGCTCTCCTGTCCCCCCCAGACCCCCTGCTCCTCTCTGACAGCACCTTCAGTGCTCACGTGGGAGCGGTGGTTTTCCACTGCATGCTCCTGGCAGAGGCATCCAGGCCACATCAAAGGCTGGACCTGGTCAGACGTTGCTGGGTTCTGCTACGGCTGCGGAAGAGCATCTGCAGCCTCgcagggcagcaggagaggggcccagggctggagggggaaTGTCATTCCATGAGGCAGGAGGTGCAGGACCTCGACCAGGTGGTGCTCGCAGCGACACTGTGCCAGGTCCTCGACACCTTCCCTGGGGGTAAGGAGCCCCTGAGGCTGTTGGTTGAAGGTGCCCTCAGCCTTGCTGCTCCGGGGTGTTTTCCTGCAGGACAAGGAGGGTTTTTAAAGCAGCTGCAGCCCCTCATTGCTGCCTTCTTCACACATGCCCAAGGGATGCTCCGAGCGGCAGACTTTGTCCTGGCTCGGTGCCCCAAGCCCCACACTGCTGGAGACATCAGGGAGCTGGTGCAGCACCTGAGGAGGCTCCTCGCCAGCGTCCCTCCTCTGCTcgctgcagtgagcagggatggagcccAGGCgagtgctgctgagcagctgcagtcCCTGTGCCACGCGTGGGCTGGCGCAGCACAGAGCCTGCTGTGGTGCTTTGAGGACACAGTCAGCACTCGTGAATTCCTTAAGCTGTCCATCCGGGAGATGGCCAAGGAGCGGGAATGGTGTGAAAGGGCCCTGGGGAGCCAGGACCCCGAGAGGTTCTCTTGGCACACAACCCACCTCAGCAGCTGGGCTCGGTGGGTGGTGGAAGCCACCACCAGGTACGTGGACAGAGCCACAGACCCCATCTTCAGGAATGGTTTGCTGGTTTGGGTCGAGCAACTGGCCAGCTCCATCCTCGAGCTgaaagcagctgcagccctTTGTGCAGAGAGACCCTCCTGCCCCCAAACCAGGGATGTCTTTTCCAAGGCAGCGAGCTGCCTGATGGACGCTGCTCAGCGTGTCCAGGACGGGCTGGATGGCTCCAACCACCCAGACATCCTCAGCCCGCTGCGGGAACAAGTGCGAGGCGCTCCTTTTGCGAAGGGGGTTGAGCTCAGCCCATCGTGTGCTGGGCTAAAAACCATAATGGATGAGGCTGTGTTGCAAGAAGACACCTTAAGCCATCCATCTTCACAAGCAGGTAGCTCGCACCCAAGGAAAGGAGGCGCACACCCTGTgatcacagctctgctggcagcaagaGGAGCCCATGACACGCCATTGCTCAGTGCTGCTTGCTCTGCCTTGCTCGAGCTCTCCAGAGGCTGCGTGGATGCAGCAAAGGAAGCGCTGTCCCTTGCTGAGTGTCCGCACAGGGAGACACTGGGGCAGTACCAGGAGATTGAGCTTCTGACACCACGTGTGATCAGCCTGGCCAGGGACACGGCCCCAGAGCAGCGTCCTTGCCCAAGTGAGCTTTTCCACGTGGCCCTCACGCTCTCAGAAAGGATCTGCCACACCAAGGAGTGCCTGGCAGCCGTGGCAGGCTCCTGGTACAGTCTGTCTCAGCAAGTGTTTGTCTTTATCTTGTCTGCTGACTTCCTGAGGGGCAAACAGGCTTTGGAGGAGACCATGATGGGATTAGCAGGAGCAGTTCAGTTCGCAGCAGACATTGTGAGTATCACCTGCAGGGAGGGAAGCCCCCTCTCCCCTGATGGCTGGGGGAGCTTTCTGCAGGTCCAAGCCAAGTTTTCACGCGCTCGGATGATCACCAGAGCACTGCTTGGGAAGGCAGCATCCTTCGAGGGCTCCAGCGTGGTGGGCAGGgccagcctggagctgctctgtgtgcagTGGGCTGTCAGCGCACACGTCCTGCTGGGCGCTGTGGATCGGTTCCTAGGCAGGGATGTGCTGCTCCTGAGGGAGCTGAGGAGTGCTGTGAGGAACAAGCTCTGCCCTCAGAGCCTCCTGGCTGCGCTGTCCGAGCGCTCCCTgaggctgcaggaggctgcCCGGCTCTCCTCCTCGTCCTGCCCTGAGGGCCATGGGCACACTGAGATCCTAGTGCTCAGGGAGGAGATGCAGGTGCTGATGGAAGCGCTGCTGGAGGCCTCCAGCACCCTCCTGCTCTCCCcgctgcctgctgccagcctgtgcGTTCGCTTTGAGCTCCTGCAGAGGGACCTGGCCCTCCGGGCCAAGGCGCTGCTGCTCCACCTGGAGAGGGTCAATGCCGAACACTTGCGGGTCATCAGAGACGTGGTTGGACCTGCCCTGACCCCCCTCTCccaagaggagagggaaaggagcaAAGAGGCCTTTGAAGAGAAGGCAAAGAGGCTGATGGCAAATGTCCAGTGGGTCAAAACCACCCTCCACCATGTTCTGGAGGCCAACACTCAACCGGAGCTGGAGGCAAACCTGCTCTCCATCGCAgaccacctcctgctcctcacgTCCAACGCAGTGGGCAGCGCCAGGCAGCTCCTCCAGAGCCACCAGGGTGAAGAGCATCTCCACCTAGAGAGCACTGTCTGGTACTGGTCTGCAGAGGCACACTACCTCGTCACACAGCTTCAGGCTGTCCAGGGCATCGGTGGGGATGTTGTGGAGCTCATCAAACACTGCCTGCAGAACACAGGGGACCAGAGCTTCCCAGGACACCACCACAGCACAGCCAAGCTCTtcccagccctggagctggaTGCTCTGAGCCACGCCAGGTCAGCAGAGACCTGCGCCAGCAGGAGCGGACGAGCAAGAGGAGCTGCCAGGGAGGCACCTGCAAGG CACCGCAAAGGCCCTCCCAGCACctcccctgccagcagccctgtgAAGCACGAGAGAGAAAGCAGTGACACGGGGCAGGGTGGCCCCAGCAAGATGTCCCAGGTCACCAAGGACATGGCAACAAGGATGCGCCACATGACTCAGTTCCTGAAGAAGAAGGGCCCCATCACA AGCAAGGACCAGCTCGTTGCCTGTGCGAGGCAGATGGCTTTGGATGGGCAGGAGTTTGTCACCTTTGGCCGTGCCGTGGCCAAGCTCTGCCTGGACAGGAGGTGCTccatggagctgctctgtgccaccGAGCAGGCCCACACCATCAGCAGCCAGCTCGGCATCGTGGCCAG GGTAAAAGCAGTCACTGCAGAGAGCAAATCCTCCTCCGAGCTGCTCGTGAGCAACACACAGAACCTTGTTCAAGCGGTTTTGCACATCCTGAAGGCAGCTGAGGCAGCGTGTATCAAA GGTCTGTGCCAGCCCACGCCTGACtctgaggaagcagcagcagctgctttttgcatGCAGTGGAGAAGAAACCTGTTGTTGCACAGAGCCAAAGAGTCCTTCACCTCAGACAGGGATGAACTGGGGCTGCGCAGGACTGGGGCCAGCGCTGAACCCTCCCTGGTGGCGATGGTGCAAGAACAAGCACCACACACCAAGGACACCCCCAAGCACCCAAAGCCTGGTTTAGGATGTACAGTTATGGGTGGCCACCTGTAG
- the NAPB gene encoding beta-soluble NSF attachment protein, which yields MDSTGKEREAVQLMAEAEKRVKGSHSFLRGLFGGNTRVEEACEMYTRAANMFKIAKNWSAAGNAFCQAAKLHMQLQSKHDSATSFVDAGNAYKKADPQEAINCLNAAIDIYTDMGRFTIAAKHHITIAEIYEAELVDIEKAIAHYEQAADYYKGEESNSSANKCLLKVAAYAAQLEQYQKAIEIYEQVGTNTMDNPLLKYSAKEYFFKAALCHFIVDELNAKLALEKYEEMFPAFTDSRECKLLKKLLEAHEEQNCEAYTEAVKEFDSISRLDQWLTTMLLRIKKSIQGEGDGDLK from the exons ATGGACAGCACGGGCAAGGAGCGGGAGGCCGTGCAGCTCATGGCCGAGGCCGAGAAGCGGGTGAAGGGCTCCCACTCCTTCCTGCGGGGGCTCTTCGG aGGCAACACGCGGGTGGAGGAGGCCTGTGAGATGTACACCAGGGCTGCCAACATGTTCAAGATCGCCAAGAACTGGAGCG CGGCAGGGAACGCGTTCTGCCAGGCGGCCAAGCTGcacatgcagctgcagagcaagcACGACTCGGCCACCAGCTTCGTGGACGCCGGGAACGCCTACAAGAAGGCAGATCCACAAG AGGCCATCAACTGCTTAAATGCAGCTATTGATATCTACACCGACATG ggGCGCTTCACCATCGCGGCCAAGCACCACATCACCATCGCTGAGATCTACGAGGCTGAGCTGGTGGATATTGAGAAG GCGATTGCACACTACGAGCAGGCTGCTGACTACTACAAAGGAGAGGAATCCAACAG CTCGGCCAACAAGTGTCTGCTGAAGGTGGCTGCCTACGCCGCGCAGCTGGAGCAGTACCAGAAGGCCATCGAGATCTATGAGCAG GTTGGGACCAACACGATGGACAACCCTTTGCTCAAGTACAGCGCCAAGGAGTATTTCTTCAAAGCTGCCCTGTGCCACTTCATCGTGGACGAGCTCAACGCGAAG CTCGCGCTTGAGAAGTATGAAGAGATGTTCCCAGCGTTCACGGACTCCCGGGAGTGCAAGCTCTTGAAG AAACTGCTGGAAGCCCACGAGGAGCAGAACTGTGAGGCCTACACCGAGGCG GTGAAGGAGTTCGACTCGATATCGCGGCTGGATCAGTGGCTCACGACCATGCTGCTGCGCATCAAGAAATCCATCCAGGGGGAAGGGGACGGGGACCTCAAGTGA